The Bradyrhizobium sp. CCBAU 051011 DNA segment ATGGAGCTTCAGATAATTACAGGGATGGGGTGTGTCGCCGCGCTGGGAAAATTCGGCAGCCTTACGCGACCGGAGCGGGCTCTGATATATCGGCGCAATTGGAGGTGGCTGTCCGGGCGGCAGACGCGGGGGCCCGCGCGACCTACGGACGCAAGCAAGCGCAAGCGTTCGTCGGGAAGGCCGTCCGCATTGGCACGCACGTGAGCAGCGAATCAAGCTAGACAGCGAACGCAGCGACGGAATCTGGTCGACCGCGTCTTGCCGGGGCGGCTAACGCGAAATCCTTAAGCCTTCGTCTCGAACCATCACGTGACGCCTGCTGTCACAGGCGCCGCGCAGCTTCGACTATGCGTGAGAACGGGAACTCATGGCTCAAAGTGGCGCCTTGCTGGGCAATGTCGATCTCTACCTTCACGTCCGAGTCCTGATCGCCATCATCCTCGGGCTCAGCGTTACCCGGTTGGCCAGCGGCGTCGCGGCATTGATCCAGCATCCCGGCCGCTACGCGGTCTGGTGTATGTTTATCTCGGCTGGGTCGCCCGGGCTTTGTGGCGCTGGCGGAAGCGCTCGATGTGGTCGACACCCTGATAAAGGGTCAAGCCCATCTGCAATCGCTGGGACTCGAATATCTTCCGCGGATCGGCATATTCGTATTGAAATGTGTGGTGGCCGCGACAACGCGCAATGTCAGGTTCCATGCGCTGTTCGTGTTCGCCGGGCTCGCCTATGAGATAAGCTTGAACTAGCCGGAGGCGGTTGGCCGGGGCGGCCACGCCGCGCTCGAAAGTCGCCTAAACTGTTCTTCCACACTGTCGCGCGTGTGATGATAGGGTAGCGAGGCAACGGAGCGGGTACGGGCGCAGGAAAGTCAGCATGGTCTATCGCCAGATCATCGGTGCCACCTCCTATGTATTCGCAGATTTGCGCGAGCTGCTCGCCACGGCGACGCCGCCGCGGTCGGGCGACCGTCTTGCCGGTGTCGCCGCTGACAGCGCGGAAGCGATGATCGCGGCGCGGATGGCGCTCGCCGACGTGCCGCTCAAGCAATTCCTCAACGAGGCCGTCATTCCTTATGAGGACGACGAGATCACGCGGCTAATCATCGACAGCCACGACGCCCCGGGCTTTGCGGCCATCTCGTCGCTGACCGTCGGCGGCTTCCGCGACTGGCTGCTCTCCGATGCGGCGACCGGCGAATCCTTGGCGAACGTTTCGCGCGGGGTCACGCCGGAAATGGCCGCCGGCGTCTCGAAACTGATGCGCAACCAGGACCTGATCCTGGTTGCCAAAAAATGCGCCGTGACCACGGCGTTTCGCAACACCATCGGCCTGAAGGGTCGGATGAGCGTGCGGCTGCAGCCCAATCATCCCTTCGACGACGCCAAGGGCATTACCGCGTCGATCCTCGACGGCATTCTGCTGGGGTCGGGCGATGCCTGCATCGGCATCAATCCGGCCAGCGACGACCCGGCCGTGATCGGCGAACTGCTGCGTCTGCTCGACGGCATCATCGCGCGGCTGCAGGTCCCGACGCAGAGCTGCGTGCTCACCCACGTCACCACCACGCTCGGATTGATCGGGCAGGGGGCGCCGGTCGATCTGGTGTTCCAGTCGATCGCGGGAACGGAGGCGGCCAACCGCAGCTTTGGCGTCGATCTCGCGCTGCTCCGCGAGGCGCACGCGGCCGGGCTGTCGCTGCGCCGCGGCACGGTCGGCGAGAATGTGATGTATTTCGAGACCGGGCAGGGTTCGGCGCTGTCGGCCAACGCCAATCACAATGTCGACCAGCAGACCTGCGAGGCGCGGGCCTATGCGGTGGCGCGCGCCTTCGATCCGCTGCTGGTCAACAGCGTGGTCGGCTTCATCGGCCCGGAATATCTGTATGACGGCAAGGAAATCATCCGCGCCGGCCTGGAGGACCATTTCTGCGGCAAGCTGCTCGGCCTGCCGCTCGGTGTCGATGTCTGCTATACCAACCATGCCGAGGCCGATCAGGACGACATGGACAATCTCTTGACGCTATTGGCGGCGGCCGGCGTCACCTTCATCATGGGCGTGCCGGGGGCCGACGACGTCATGCTGAACTATCAGTCGACCTCGTTCCACGACGCGCTCTATGTTCGCGACCTGTTCGGCCTGAAGCGGGCGCCGGAATTCGACGACTGGCTGGTTCGGTCCGGCCTTGCGGGCGCCGATTTCCGGCTTGCGGGGAACACAGGTCTGCTGCCCGAATTTGCCTCACGCCTGATCGCCTGAGCCCTGGCCCCGGCCGGCAGATTTTCGTGCAACCAATTGAACCCACAACGAGTTGTGACTGTCACAATATTGAAGAACTTCTGGCCCAGCTTTCAATGTCGTGGTTAAATTCGCGCCAGCCTTGAGGAAATTTGATGAGAGCTGAAGGCATCGGAACGGTACGGCGTATTCTGTGCGTCTTTCCGCGCTATACGTCTTCTTTCGGTACGTTCGAGCACGCTTATCCCCTGACCGACGGCGTCCAGGCGTTCATGCCGCCGCAGGGCCTTCTCCTGATCGCGGCCTATCTTCCGGCGGACTGGCCGGTCCGTTTCGTCGACGAGAACATTCGTCCCGCCTCGAGGGAAGATTTCGAATGGGCGGAGGCGGTGTTC contains these protein-coding regions:
- a CDS encoding ethanolamine ammonia-lyase subunit EutB, which codes for MVYRQIIGATSYVFADLRELLATATPPRSGDRLAGVAADSAEAMIAARMALADVPLKQFLNEAVIPYEDDEITRLIIDSHDAPGFAAISSLTVGGFRDWLLSDAATGESLANVSRGVTPEMAAGVSKLMRNQDLILVAKKCAVTTAFRNTIGLKGRMSVRLQPNHPFDDAKGITASILDGILLGSGDACIGINPASDDPAVIGELLRLLDGIIARLQVPTQSCVLTHVTTTLGLIGQGAPVDLVFQSIAGTEAANRSFGVDLALLREAHAAGLSLRRGTVGENVMYFETGQGSALSANANHNVDQQTCEARAYAVARAFDPLLVNSVVGFIGPEYLYDGKEIIRAGLEDHFCGKLLGLPLGVDVCYTNHAEADQDDMDNLLTLLAAAGVTFIMGVPGADDVMLNYQSTSFHDALYVRDLFGLKRAPEFDDWLVRSGLAGADFRLAGNTGLLPEFASRLIA